A part of Pseudoalteromonas arctica A 37-1-2 genomic DNA contains:
- the rpmJ gene encoding 50S ribosomal protein L36, whose amino-acid sequence MKVRASVKKICRNCKVIKRAGVVRVICSEPKHKQRQG is encoded by the coding sequence ATGAAAGTACGTGCTTCCGTTAAGAAAATATGCCGTAACTGTAAAGTTATTAAACGTGCTGGTGTAGTACGCGTAATTTGCAGTGAGCCTAAGCATAAGCAAAGGCAAGGTTAA
- the rpsK gene encoding 30S ribosomal protein S11, which translates to MAKTPIRRKKVKKQVADGMAHVHASFNNTIVTITDRQGNALSWATAGGSGFRGSRKSTPFAAQVAAERAGTAAQEYGLKNLEVFIKGPGPGRESAVRALNAAGYRITNITDVTPIPHNGCRPPKKRRV; encoded by the coding sequence ATGGCTAAGACACCAATTCGTCGTAAAAAGGTTAAAAAACAAGTTGCTGATGGTATGGCTCATGTTCATGCGTCTTTCAACAACACTATTGTAACGATTACCGACCGTCAAGGTAATGCACTATCATGGGCTACTGCCGGTGGTTCAGGTTTCCGTGGTTCACGTAAATCTACACCATTTGCTGCTCAGGTTGCTGCAGAGCGTGCAGGTACTGCTGCTCAAGAATACGGTTTAAAAAATCTAGAAGTTTTCATCAAAGGTCCAGGTCCAGGTCGTGAATCTGCTGTACGTGCTTTGAATGCTGCTGGTTACCGTATTACCAACATTACTGACGTGACGCCTATACCACATAATGGTTGTCGTCCACCGAAGAAACGTCGCGTTTAA
- the rpsD gene encoding 30S ribosomal protein S4: MARYLGPKLKLSRREGTDLFLKSGVRAIDSKCKLETAPGQHGARKGRLSDYGLQLREKQKVRRIYGVLEKQFRNYYKEAARLKGNTGENLLQLLEQRLDNVVYRMGFASTRAEARQLVSHKAILVNGRVVNIPSYVITPEDTVVIREKSKTQARIIAALELAEQREKPTWVEVDGKKLEGSFKRLPERSDLSADINEQLIVELYSK, from the coding sequence ATGGCAAGATATTTGGGCCCTAAGCTCAAGCTGAGTCGTCGTGAAGGTACTGACCTGTTCCTTAAGAGCGGCGTAAGAGCTATCGACTCTAAGTGTAAACTTGAGACTGCACCTGGTCAGCACGGCGCCCGTAAAGGTCGTTTATCTGATTACGGTTTACAATTACGTGAAAAGCAAAAAGTACGTCGTATATACGGTGTATTAGAAAAGCAATTCCGTAACTACTACAAAGAAGCTGCTCGCCTTAAAGGTAATACAGGTGAAAACTTGTTACAGCTTTTAGAGCAACGTTTAGACAATGTTGTATATCGCATGGGTTTTGCTAGCACACGTGCAGAAGCACGTCAGTTAGTAAGCCATAAAGCGATTTTAGTTAATGGTCGTGTTGTGAACATTCCTTCATACGTAATTACTCCAGAAGATACTGTTGTAATCCGTGAGAAGTCTAAGACACAAGCACGTATCATCGCTGCTCTAGAGTTGGCTGAGCAACGTGAAAAGCCGACTTGGGTTGAAGTTGACGGTAAGAAATTGGAAGGCAGCTTTAAGCGTCTACCTGAGCGTTCAGACCTGTCTGCGGACATTAATGAACAACTAATCGTCGAACTTTACTCTAAGTAA
- the rpsM gene encoding 30S ribosomal protein S13: MARIAGINVPDHKHAVIGLTAIYGIGKTRSKAILVATGIAETTKIGELSDEILDVLRDAVGKYTVEGDLRREVTLNIKRLMDLGCYRGLRHRRSLPLRGQRTKTNARTRKGPRKPIKR; the protein is encoded by the coding sequence GTGGCCCGTATTGCTGGCATTAACGTCCCTGATCATAAACATGCAGTTATTGGTTTAACAGCTATTTATGGCATAGGTAAGACTCGCTCTAAGGCTATCTTAGTAGCGACTGGTATCGCCGAAACCACAAAAATCGGTGAACTTTCAGACGAAATTCTTGACGTACTGCGTGATGCAGTTGGCAAGTACACTGTTGAAGGTGATCTTCGTCGTGAAGTTACTTTAAATATCAAGCGCCTTATGGACCTTGGTTGTTATCGTGGCCTACGTCACCGTCGCTCTTTACCACTACGTGGTCAAAGAACTAAGACTAACGCGCGCACCCGCAAGGGTCCTCGTAAGCCTATTAAGCGATAA
- the secY gene encoding preprotein translocase subunit SecY has product MAKPGQDTKSAQGGLSELKRRLLFVLGAIIIYRLGSFVPIPGIDAAVLADFFEQQKGTIVEMFNMFSGGALERASVLALGIMPYISASIITQLLTHMYPPFIELKKEGEQGRKKISQYTRYGTLVLATIQSIGIASSLPGMMEGLVVNPGMGFYFTAVVSLVTGTMFLMWLGEQITERGIGNGISVLIFVGIVANLPSAIGSTVEMARQGDLNVFVLLMVAVIVFAVTYLVVFFERGQRRIVVNYAKRQQGRQVFAAQSTHLPLKVNMAGVIPPIFASSIILFPGTIASWFGQGEGPVADVLQAVATTLTPGQPLYSLVLAAAIIFFCFFYTALVFNPRETADNLKKSGAFIPGIRPGEQTSKYIDKVMTRLTLAGALYITFICLVPEFMTMAWQTPFYFGGTSVLIIVVVIMDFMAQVQTHLMSHQYDSVLKKANLKGYGR; this is encoded by the coding sequence ATGGCTAAACCAGGTCAAGATACAAAAAGTGCACAAGGTGGACTTTCGGAATTGAAGCGCCGATTACTCTTCGTATTGGGTGCTATCATAATTTACCGTCTAGGTTCATTTGTGCCGATCCCTGGGATTGACGCCGCTGTACTTGCCGATTTCTTCGAGCAACAAAAGGGCACCATTGTTGAGATGTTCAACATGTTCAGTGGTGGTGCACTTGAGCGAGCTTCAGTGTTAGCACTGGGTATTATGCCGTATATCTCGGCTTCGATTATTACGCAACTATTAACGCATATGTATCCTCCGTTTATAGAGCTTAAGAAAGAAGGTGAGCAAGGGCGTAAAAAAATTAGCCAGTACACACGCTATGGCACGCTTGTGCTAGCTACTATTCAATCAATCGGTATTGCTTCTAGCTTACCGGGCATGATGGAGGGGTTAGTTGTTAACCCTGGTATGGGTTTCTATTTCACCGCAGTGGTGAGTTTAGTAACTGGTACTATGTTCCTTATGTGGTTGGGTGAACAAATAACAGAGCGTGGTATCGGTAACGGTATCTCTGTTCTAATATTTGTTGGTATTGTAGCTAACTTGCCGTCTGCTATTGGTTCGACAGTCGAAATGGCGCGCCAAGGTGATTTGAATGTTTTTGTACTGTTGATGGTTGCGGTAATCGTATTCGCTGTTACTTATCTTGTAGTGTTTTTCGAACGTGGACAACGTCGTATTGTTGTTAACTACGCTAAACGCCAACAAGGTCGTCAAGTATTTGCTGCTCAAAGCACGCATTTACCACTAAAAGTAAATATGGCGGGTGTTATTCCACCAATCTTCGCTAGCAGTATAATTCTGTTCCCTGGTACAATTGCTAGCTGGTTCGGCCAAGGTGAAGGTCCAGTCGCTGATGTATTACAAGCTGTTGCTACTACGCTGACCCCAGGTCAACCGTTGTACTCACTTGTTTTAGCTGCGGCTATTATCTTCTTCTGCTTTTTCTACACAGCGTTGGTTTTTAACCCACGTGAAACAGCAGATAACCTTAAGAAATCTGGCGCATTTATCCCAGGTATTCGTCCAGGTGAGCAGACATCTAAATACATTGATAAAGTGATGACACGCCTGACATTGGCAGGTGCTTTGTATATAACCTTTATCTGTCTGGTGCCTGAATTCATGACGATGGCGTGGCAAACGCCATTCTACTTCGGCGGTACATCAGTTTTGATTATCGTTGTAGTGATCATGGACTTTATGGCACAAGTACAGACTCACCTGATGTCTCATCAGTATGATTCTGTGCTGAAAAAAGCGAACCTTAAAGGCTACGGTCGATAA